Sequence from the Leptospira montravelensis genome:
GGTCAGCCTGTGCAAATACATGACGAACCACATCGGCAAAACGAGAATCCGTATCAGGTTCATCTTCGGAACGGTCCTTAGCTTGTAAGGTAGAAATGACCCAGTCGCCCATATAGACCAACTTGAGCAGGGTTTCGTATTGTTCTAGGGACAGTTCCATTTCCATTTAGGATCAGGTTCGGTCATGAGGTTATGAAGAAAAGAGTTTTTTTTAGAGAAGGATCGATACCTAGGTCTGAAAATTCAATCCTCAAGTAGGATTTCTTTATTACGAAGGGGCCTGTATTTATCTCGCACAATGGCAGTTATATCATCGATGGCAATGAGGACCTCTTGGTTCGGGTCATTGTTTTCATAGGGAAGATAAAAAAATCCTAGAATTCTGATAGAACTTTTTTGAAGAAAAACTCGATCATTTTGATCAAAATTTTTGGAAATAGAAACAGTTATCGATTTCCATCCTCGATAATTGAGTGAAGTGAGGTTCAGTTGTCTTACTTCTGCATCCTGCGATTCTATGATCAGTGTTAGGTTCCCATTGGACAGCGAAGAATAAATGGGTATAGTGATTTCTTTGATGAAGGCATTTACCTCAATTGGTTTTGGAAAGTATAATGAAAATGGAAAATTGGCATCTTTTGGGATTCGTAAGACAAGTGCTTGTTTGGAGCCTGGAATGGGTGCTGTAAAATTGGTAGAAAGCGAGATTTCAGGAAGTTTTGTACCTTTTTCTAATTTAGTACGCAAATTTCCTTGATTGTAATTAGTTAATTCAAAGTTTTCGAGTAGAATCTCACGCCAAATCCCACTCTCGCCCCAAATCGGAACGATTTCAAAGAAGAAAAGAAAAAGTGTGAGATTCCGTAAGTTTCTGAGTGCAATCATGTTGACAATAATTCCTTAGAAGGGGGATATATATGTTTTATCTGTAAAAAGGAGACTTATACAAATGCAGGCGCACAAATACCTTTTGGCCATACTGACAATTACTTTCGCAG
This genomic interval carries:
- a CDS encoding flagellar assembly protein FlaA — its product is MIALRNLRNLTLFLFFFEIVPIWGESGIWREILLENFELTNYNQGNLRTKLEKGTKLPEISLSTNFTAPIPGSKQALVLRIPKDANFPFSLYFPKPIEVNAFIKEITIPIYSSLSNGNLTLIIESQDAEVRQLNLTSLNYRGWKSITVSISKNFDQNDRVFLQKSSIRILGFFYLPYENNDPNQEVLIAIDDITAIVRDKYRPLRNKEILLED